The Saccharothrix variisporea genome has a segment encoding these proteins:
- a CDS encoding glycosyltransferase family 2 protein: MEGTTVVIATRDRVADLTRTLTRLAELDVPVVVVDNGSSDDTVRVSRRFPRVEVLPMGRNLGAIARNHGVRHASTPYVAFSDDDSWWSPDALPRAEDLFSRHPRLGLIAAKTLVEPSGRVDPICEDMASSPLGQSADLPGPSVFGFLCCASIVRRSAFLEVGGFHPLLFFRGEERLFAWDLAARGWACAYVDSVTAHHHPSPTRASPSAGRRRELRNDLLTTWLRRPPAVAIRAALHLARQAAHDPAARGALAEALLRLRPVLRSRHRLPPHVEQQIGRMA; encoded by the coding sequence GTGGAGGGGACGACGGTGGTGATCGCCACGCGCGACCGCGTGGCCGACCTGACGCGCACCCTCACCCGGTTGGCGGAGCTGGACGTGCCGGTCGTCGTGGTGGACAACGGATCATCCGACGACACCGTGCGTGTTTCCCGCCGATTCCCGCGTGTCGAAGTCCTCCCGATGGGCCGCAACCTCGGAGCCATCGCCCGCAACCACGGCGTCCGACACGCAAGCACCCCGTACGTGGCTTTCTCCGACGACGACTCGTGGTGGTCTCCTGACGCTCTGCCCCGTGCGGAGGACTTGTTCTCGCGGCACCCGCGCTTGGGCCTGATCGCCGCCAAGACCCTGGTAGAGCCCTCCGGCCGGGTAGACCCGATCTGCGAGGACATGGCTTCGTCCCCGCTGGGTCAGTCGGCGGACCTGCCGGGCCCGTCGGTCTTCGGCTTCTTGTGCTGCGCGTCGATCGTGCGGCGAAGCGCGTTCCTGGAGGTGGGCGGCTTCCACCCGTTGCTGTTCTTCAGGGGTGAGGAGCGCTTGTTCGCCTGGGACCTGGCGGCGAGAGGCTGGGCGTGCGCGTACGTGGACTCGGTAACAGCCCACCACCACCCTTCCCCAACCCGAGCCTCCCCCTCAGCCGGCCGCCGCCGAGAACTCCGCAACGACCTGCTCACCACCTGGCTCCGCCGCCCACCCGCGGTAGCGATCCGCGCAGCCCTACACCTGGCCCGCCAGGCAGCGCACGACCCCGCCGCCCGCGGCGCGTTGGCTGAGGCACTTCTCCGGCTGCGGCCGGTACTCAGATCGCGCCACCGGCTTCCTCCACATGTCGAGCAGCAGATAGGCCGAATGGCCTGA
- a CDS encoding NAD-dependent epimerase/dehydratase family protein — MGFERAVVTGGAGFLGSHVCEALLKRGTAVTCVDDFRTGSRDNVPAGVGVVVADVGKPLDLLGPVDLVMHLACPASPVDYLRDPVGTMKSGGLGTLHALELAKTKGARIVVASTSEVYGDPLEHPQKESYWGNVNPIGPRSVYDEAKRFGEALTCAFRREYGTNTGIVRIFNTYGPRMRTDDGRMIPTFFDQALSGEPLTVHGDGSQTRSLCHVDDLVRGLIAMAHSDHPGPINLGNPEEVTVLEVARRVVEATGSSSEIRHVEPMEDDPRRRRPDISLAREVLGWEPRIDLAEGLRRSFDRLLVG; from the coding sequence ATGGGCTTCGAAAGGGCTGTGGTGACCGGCGGCGCCGGCTTCCTGGGGTCGCACGTGTGCGAGGCGCTGCTCAAGCGGGGCACGGCGGTCACCTGCGTGGACGACTTCCGGACCGGGTCTCGGGACAACGTCCCGGCCGGGGTCGGCGTGGTGGTCGCCGACGTCGGCAAGCCGTTGGACCTGCTCGGGCCGGTCGACCTGGTGATGCACCTGGCCTGCCCCGCCTCCCCCGTGGACTACCTGCGCGACCCGGTCGGCACGATGAAGTCCGGCGGTCTGGGCACGCTGCACGCGCTGGAGCTCGCGAAGACCAAGGGCGCCCGGATCGTGGTCGCCTCCACCAGCGAGGTGTACGGCGATCCGCTGGAACACCCGCAGAAGGAAAGCTACTGGGGGAACGTCAACCCGATCGGGCCGCGCAGTGTCTACGACGAAGCGAAGCGGTTTGGTGAAGCGCTGACCTGCGCGTTTCGGCGGGAGTACGGCACGAACACCGGCATTGTGCGGATCTTCAACACCTACGGCCCGCGCATGCGCACCGACGACGGCCGCATGATCCCCACGTTCTTCGACCAGGCCCTGAGCGGCGAGCCGCTGACCGTCCACGGCGACGGCAGCCAGACGCGGTCGTTGTGCCACGTGGACGACCTGGTCCGCGGCCTGATCGCGATGGCGCACAGCGACCACCCCGGGCCGATCAACCTCGGCAACCCCGAGGAGGTCACCGTCCTCGAAGTGGCCCGCCGGGTGGTCGAAGCGACCGGCAGCTCGTCGGAGATCCGGCACGTCGAGCCCATGGAGGACGACCCGCGCCGCCGCCGGCCGGACATCTCCCTGGCCCGCGAGGTCCTGGGGTGGGAGCCGCGGATCGACCTCGCCGAGGGTCTGCGCCGCTCGTTTGACCGACTTCTCGTCGGGTAG
- a CDS encoding carbamoyltransferase family protein codes for MRVLGINAIFHDPAAALVVDGRIVAAAEEERFSRRKHGKRPVPFSAWELPEQAARWCLAHAGLSPGDLDAVAYSYDPALVEPNDVPWEDLRTEYARRAPQFLATALPGLDPGIVRFVPHHVAHAGSTGLAAPFDGDCAVLVSDGRGECGSHLAGSYRGHRLETLAAQKLPHSLGLLYEDLTEHLGFLRSSDEYKVMALASYAKPVHLDLMREHIKATDDGGFRVTPVDWQTLAKRRGADDEMTREHAELAASVQVRLEEVLLDLVRWLHERTGQRRLTMAGGVALNCVANTRIFAEGPFDEVWVQPAAGDAGTALGAALHVVAEAGEPAAAMPGADLGRGWSDDEIEAYLKRAKISYEEPADVAEEVAQALADNKVVAWFQGRSEYGPRALGRRSLLANPCYAENLERMNDVKGREQFRPIAPMVLADRASGLFTRGPLPSPYMLFVHDVRPEWRDRIPAVVHVDGTARVQTVDPTTEPLVARVLERFAERTGVPVIVNTSLNTAGRPMVDDPRDALECFGSSPVDLLAIGKFVVRR; via the coding sequence GTGCGCGTGCTCGGGATCAACGCGATCTTCCACGACCCCGCCGCAGCGCTCGTCGTGGACGGACGCATCGTGGCCGCCGCCGAGGAGGAACGGTTCTCCCGGCGCAAACACGGCAAGCGGCCGGTGCCGTTCTCGGCGTGGGAACTGCCGGAGCAGGCCGCCCGGTGGTGCCTGGCGCACGCCGGGCTGTCGCCGGGTGACCTGGACGCGGTCGCCTACTCCTACGACCCGGCGCTGGTCGAGCCGAACGACGTGCCGTGGGAGGACCTGCGCACGGAGTACGCCCGCCGCGCGCCGCAGTTCCTGGCCACGGCCCTGCCCGGCCTGGACCCGGGGATCGTGCGGTTCGTGCCGCACCACGTGGCCCACGCCGGGTCCACGGGTCTGGCGGCACCGTTCGACGGTGACTGCGCGGTGCTGGTGTCCGACGGGCGCGGTGAGTGCGGGTCGCACCTCGCGGGCAGCTACCGCGGGCACCGGCTGGAGACGCTTGCAGCTCAAAAGCTACCCCACTCCCTGGGCCTGCTGTACGAGGACCTGACCGAGCACCTGGGGTTCCTGCGGTCCAGCGACGAGTACAAGGTGATGGCACTGGCCTCCTACGCCAAGCCCGTGCACCTGGACCTCATGCGGGAGCACATCAAGGCGACCGACGACGGCGGTTTCCGCGTCACGCCGGTCGACTGGCAGACGCTGGCCAAGCGGCGCGGCGCGGACGACGAGATGACCCGTGAGCACGCCGAACTGGCCGCCAGCGTGCAGGTCCGGCTCGAAGAGGTGCTGCTGGACCTGGTGCGGTGGCTGCACGAGCGCACCGGGCAGCGGCGGCTGACGATGGCCGGCGGTGTGGCGCTGAACTGCGTGGCGAACACGCGGATCTTCGCCGAGGGGCCGTTCGACGAGGTGTGGGTGCAGCCGGCCGCCGGTGACGCCGGTACCGCGCTGGGCGCGGCGCTGCACGTGGTGGCCGAGGCCGGCGAGCCCGCCGCCGCCATGCCGGGCGCGGACCTCGGGCGCGGCTGGAGCGACGACGAGATCGAGGCGTACCTGAAGCGGGCCAAGATCTCCTACGAGGAGCCCGCGGACGTGGCCGAGGAGGTCGCGCAGGCGTTGGCGGACAACAAGGTCGTGGCGTGGTTCCAGGGTCGCAGCGAGTACGGGCCGCGCGCGTTGGGTCGCCGGTCGCTGCTGGCGAACCCGTGCTACGCCGAGAACCTGGAGCGGATGAACGACGTGAAGGGGCGCGAGCAGTTCCGGCCGATCGCGCCGATGGTGCTGGCGGACCGGGCGTCCGGGCTGTTCACGCGTGGACCGTTGCCCAGTCCTTACATGCTCTTCGTGCACGACGTCCGTCCTGAGTGGAGGGACCGCATCCCGGCAGTGGTGCACGTGGATGGCACCGCGCGTGTGCAGACCGTCGACCCGACCACAGAACCGCTGGTGGCACGGGTGCTGGAGCGGTTCGCCGAGCGCACGGGCGTGCCGGTGATCGTGAACACCAGCCTGAACACCGCCGGGCGGCCGATGGTGGACGACCCGCGGGACGCGCTGGAGTGCTTCGGCTCCTCGCCGGTGGACCTGCTGGCGATCGGGAAGTTCGTGGTGCGGCGATGA
- a CDS encoding glycosyltransferase family 2 protein: protein MSPDYAVVIPTVGRESLRVVLDALEHGSGPPPREVIVVDDRPDPGGPLPPTHGARVLHSGGRGPAAARNVGWRAACCEWIAFLDDDVVPPHDWKKQLAADLDAADLDVGASQARITVPLPEDRAPTDWERGTAGLADAKWITADMAYRRAALVHAGGFDERFPRAYREDAELALRVQEHGYRIVRGSRQTTHPVRQSDFFASLKQQRGNADDALMRRLLGTGWRSRIGGHPGTLRRHAVTTAAFGLTILFGLLRSRLALVTGAVWAVLTGKFALERIAPGPRTRDEVVRMLVTSVAIPPAACVHRLRGELRHRAVRP from the coding sequence ATGAGTCCCGACTATGCCGTGGTGATCCCGACCGTGGGCCGGGAGAGCCTCAGAGTGGTGCTGGACGCGCTGGAGCACGGGTCCGGTCCGCCGCCGCGCGAGGTGATCGTGGTGGACGACCGACCCGACCCCGGTGGCCCGTTGCCGCCCACGCACGGCGCGCGCGTGCTGCACAGCGGCGGGCGGGGCCCGGCGGCGGCGCGCAACGTCGGCTGGCGGGCGGCGTGCTGCGAGTGGATCGCGTTCTTGGACGACGACGTGGTCCCGCCGCACGACTGGAAGAAGCAGCTCGCGGCCGACCTGGACGCGGCGGACCTCGACGTCGGGGCCTCGCAGGCACGCATCACCGTGCCGCTGCCCGAGGACCGGGCGCCCACGGACTGGGAGCGCGGGACGGCGGGCCTGGCGGACGCGAAGTGGATCACGGCGGACATGGCGTACCGGCGGGCGGCCCTGGTGCACGCGGGCGGGTTCGACGAGCGCTTCCCCCGGGCTTACCGGGAGGACGCGGAGTTGGCGTTGCGCGTGCAGGAGCACGGGTACCGGATCGTGCGCGGGTCGCGGCAGACGACGCACCCGGTGCGGCAGTCCGACTTCTTCGCCAGCCTCAAGCAGCAGCGCGGCAACGCCGACGACGCGTTGATGCGCCGCCTGCTGGGCACGGGTTGGCGGTCCCGGATCGGCGGGCACCCCGGCACGTTGCGCCGGCACGCGGTGACCACGGCGGCGTTCGGCTTGACCATCCTCTTCGGACTGTTGCGGTCGCGATTGGCCCTGGTCACCGGGGCGGTGTGGGCGGTCCTGACGGGGAAGTTCGCCTTGGAGCGCATCGCTCCCGGGCCTCGGACGCGTGACGAGGTCGTGCGGATGCTGGTGACGAGCGTCGCCATCCCGCCGGCCGCGTGCGTGCACCGGTTGCGCGGCGAGCTCCGGCACCGGGCGGTGCGTCCATGA
- a CDS encoding glycosyltransferase family 9 protein, with amino-acid sequence MRVLVLRALGLGDLLTAVPALRGLRRAFPDAEITLAAPAWLSDAVDRIDAVDRLLPTEGLVPIDFDRPDLAVNLHGSGPRSVDLLRVTNPKRLITHGTHVPWRHDQHEVDRWCRLLARHGIPCDPENLHLDPAVPTARQGSGEFAHRDGPVVVHPGASHGARRWPVERFAAVVRAIGSDAVVTGSPAEAGLARAVASAGASRVQVGSLAELLDLVAGARAVICGDTGVAHVATAYGTPSVLLFGPVSPAHWGPRSGPHKVLWHGRTGDTFADEPDPGLLEITVEEVLTALGGVSWPGSVSSARAMSV; translated from the coding sequence ATGAGGGTGTTGGTGTTGCGTGCGTTGGGGTTGGGCGACCTGCTGACGGCCGTGCCCGCCCTGCGCGGGCTGCGGCGGGCGTTCCCGGACGCGGAGATCACCCTGGCCGCGCCCGCGTGGCTGTCCGACGCGGTGGACCGGATCGACGCGGTGGACCGGCTGCTGCCCACCGAGGGCCTGGTGCCGATCGACTTCGACCGCCCCGACCTGGCGGTGAACCTGCACGGGTCCGGGCCGCGCAGCGTGGACCTGCTGCGGGTGACCAACCCGAAACGGCTGATCACGCACGGCACGCACGTGCCGTGGCGCCACGACCAGCACGAGGTGGACCGCTGGTGCCGATTGCTGGCGCGGCACGGCATCCCGTGCGACCCGGAGAACCTGCACCTCGACCCGGCCGTCCCCACCGCGCGTCAGGGCTCGGGCGAGTTCGCCCACCGGGACGGGCCGGTGGTCGTGCACCCCGGCGCGTCGCACGGCGCGCGGCGGTGGCCGGTGGAGCGGTTCGCGGCCGTGGTGCGGGCGATCGGGTCCGACGCCGTGGTGACCGGCAGTCCCGCCGAGGCGGGGCTGGCGCGGGCCGTGGCGTCGGCGGGCGCGTCACGCGTCCAGGTGGGCAGCCTGGCGGAGTTGCTGGACCTCGTGGCGGGCGCACGGGCGGTGATCTGCGGGGACACCGGTGTCGCGCACGTCGCCACCGCTTACGGGACGCCCTCGGTCCTGCTGTTCGGGCCGGTGTCGCCGGCCCACTGGGGTCCGCGCTCGGGTCCCCACAAAGTCCTGTGGCACGGCCGGACCGGCGACACGTTCGCCGACGAGCCCGACCCCGGCCTGCTCGAGATCACCGTCGAGGAAGTGTTGACGGCGTTGGGAGGTGTGTCATGGCCCGGATCGGTGTCATCGGCGCGGGCTATGTCGGTCTGA
- a CDS encoding UDP-glucose dehydrogenase family protein codes for MARIGVIGAGYVGLTTAACFAHLGHRVVCADVDAGKVAALRRAEVTAHEPRLAELVADGVHDGSLEFVLGNGPALSDVDFVFLCVPTPTAEDGAADLSAVEAVLAEAELTDCVLVVKSTVPPGTSDRIARSQPVPVVANPEFLREGHAVDDFLRPQRIVVGGEEEPARRVVALYPNAPALVTDRASAELVKYASNCFLAMKLSYVNSLAELCEEAGADIEDVTEGMRLDERIGSAFLRPGPGWGGSCFPKDTKALLSTSDEKHVDFSLLRATIDTNERQAHRVVDKVRAAVGALRGKRIGLLGLTFKAGTDDLRDSPALAVADLLAREGAVLAGYDPCVDHDAGPVRVTDSPAAAARGAAALVVLTEWPEFAELDWPALAAGMACPVIVDTRNLLPADKVTESGFQLVALGR; via the coding sequence ATGGCCCGGATCGGTGTCATCGGCGCGGGCTATGTCGGTCTGACCACCGCCGCCTGCTTCGCCCACCTCGGGCACCGCGTGGTGTGCGCGGACGTGGACGCCGGCAAGGTGGCGGCGCTGCGGCGGGCGGAGGTGACCGCGCACGAGCCGCGCCTGGCGGAGCTGGTGGCCGACGGCGTGCACGACGGCTCACTGGAGTTCGTGCTGGGCAACGGTCCCGCGCTGTCCGATGTGGACTTCGTGTTCCTGTGCGTGCCCACGCCGACCGCCGAGGACGGCGCGGCGGACCTCAGTGCGGTGGAGGCGGTGCTGGCCGAGGCCGAGCTGACCGACTGCGTGCTGGTGGTGAAGTCCACGGTGCCGCCGGGCACGTCCGACCGGATCGCCCGGTCGCAGCCGGTGCCGGTGGTGGCCAACCCGGAGTTCCTGCGCGAGGGCCACGCGGTGGACGACTTCCTGCGCCCGCAGCGGATCGTCGTGGGCGGCGAGGAGGAGCCGGCGCGGCGAGTCGTCGCCCTCTACCCGAACGCTCCGGCGCTGGTGACCGACCGGGCCAGCGCGGAGCTGGTGAAGTACGCCAGCAACTGCTTCCTGGCCATGAAGCTGTCCTACGTCAACAGCCTGGCCGAGCTGTGCGAGGAGGCGGGCGCGGACATCGAGGACGTCACCGAGGGGATGCGGCTGGACGAGCGCATCGGGTCGGCGTTCCTGCGGCCGGGTCCGGGCTGGGGCGGGTCCTGCTTCCCCAAGGACACCAAGGCACTACTGTCCACTTCGGACGAGAAGCACGTCGACTTCTCGTTGCTGCGCGCCACTATCGACACGAACGAGCGCCAGGCGCACCGGGTCGTGGACAAGGTGCGGGCGGCGGTCGGGGCGTTGCGGGGCAAGCGGATCGGGTTGCTGGGGTTGACGTTCAAGGCCGGCACCGACGACCTGCGCGACTCCCCCGCGTTGGCCGTGGCCGACCTGCTGGCGCGGGAAGGCGCGGTGCTGGCGGGTTACGACCCCTGCGTGGACCACGACGCCGGACCGGTGCGGGTCACCGATTCACCCGCCGCCGCTGCCCGTGGTGCCGCCGCCCTGGTGGTGCTGACCGAGTGGCCCGAGTTCGCCGAACTGGACTGGCCCGCGTTGGCGGCCGGGATGGCGTGCCCCGTCATCGTGGACACCCGCAACCTGCTGCCGGCGGACAAGGTCACCGAGAGCGGTTTCCAGTTGGTCGCGCTGGGCCGCTGA
- a CDS encoding winged helix-turn-helix transcriptional regulator, translating to MNRDRFTAMACSVARTSGLIGDPWTLLVLRDLFLGLTRFDELHRDLGVATNVLSDRLDRLMSAGLVERKPYQRNPVRYRYELTEPGKELYGVVLSLLAWGDRYMAVDGAPMELVHRDCGELTTPLVTCDNCGGELHVDDVEVRPGPGGRHAPGTVVIAELLTGHSGS from the coding sequence GTGAACAGAGACCGCTTCACCGCGATGGCGTGCTCGGTGGCGCGCACGTCGGGCCTGATCGGCGACCCGTGGACCCTGCTGGTCCTGCGCGACCTGTTCCTGGGCTTGACTCGGTTCGACGAGCTGCACCGCGACTTGGGCGTGGCGACCAACGTCCTGTCCGACCGCCTCGACCGGCTCATGTCCGCCGGCCTGGTCGAACGCAAGCCCTACCAGCGCAACCCCGTGCGCTACCGCTACGAGCTCACCGAGCCGGGCAAGGAGCTGTACGGGGTGGTCCTGAGCCTGCTGGCGTGGGGCGACCGCTACATGGCCGTCGACGGGGCACCGATGGAGCTGGTGCACCGGGACTGCGGCGAGCTCACCACACCGCTCGTGACCTGCGACAACTGCGGCGGAGAGCTGCACGTGGACGACGTCGAGGTGCGGCCCGGACCCGGTGGCCGGCACGCGCCGGGCACGGTCGTCATCGCCGAGCTGCTCACCGGCCACTCGGGGTCGTGA
- a CDS encoding nuclear transport factor 2 family protein, producing MYHAIVRAKVRSLWARIADGDYRAAVRLADPDVRFRFVGDAPPAASFTGRDAFDRWFRDLLDLFPGIRLTPYEVIARGWPWNTTVVTRFHVEAKLADGTPYRNEGVQWVRLRWGRMVDDYVLEDTARLAEAVRRQSASA from the coding sequence ATGTACCACGCGATCGTGCGCGCCAAAGTCCGGAGCCTGTGGGCGCGCATCGCCGACGGGGACTACCGCGCGGCGGTCCGGCTGGCCGACCCGGACGTGCGGTTCCGGTTCGTCGGCGACGCGCCGCCGGCCGCGTCCTTCACCGGTCGGGACGCCTTCGACCGGTGGTTCCGCGACCTGCTCGACCTGTTCCCCGGCATCCGGCTGACGCCCTACGAGGTCATCGCGCGCGGGTGGCCGTGGAACACGACCGTGGTCACCCGCTTCCACGTCGAGGCGAAGCTGGCCGACGGCACGCCCTACCGCAACGAGGGCGTGCAGTGGGTGCGGCTGCGCTGGGGGCGCATGGTCGACGACTACGTGCTGGAGGACACCGCGCGGCTGGCCGAGGCCGTGCGCCGCCAGTCCGCCTCCGCCTGA
- a CDS encoding aldehyde dehydrogenase family protein, whose protein sequence is MTDMRALDIRSPRDGHPVGHLPTASEHDIAGAVLTAREVQPKWAATPAAERGAALRQAAGVLRAHADEVATVLEQETGRPVASAREGVLAGVSTLEQYAELGPVHRGRSLLGSWDAADFMVPEPRGVVVALTPWNDPVAVACGLIGAALVTGNAVVHKPSERCPHTGLLMGQLVAESFPDGVLQTLIGNGQVGARLAADQHVDVVAHVGGTATGRSILAATAKTGAKALLENGGNDALVIDADVDPKWAAAQAALGAFTNAGQLCTSVERIFVHEAVADEFLQALEAEARNWVAQPLVDVEHRKLVHAHVAEAVADGAEVLIGGEVPDGPGAFYPATVLTRCTPDMRVMRQETFGPVAPVCVVESFEEGLAEAVVDEHGLAATVLTGSMAHAQQAWRALPVGTVKVNAVFGGAPGGAAQPRRMSGTGFGYGPELLDEMTTVKVVHLGQAQPRRQAEADWRRTASASRAVSSST, encoded by the coding sequence ATGACCGACATGCGTGCCCTCGATATCCGCAGCCCCCGTGACGGCCACCCCGTCGGCCACCTCCCCACCGCCTCCGAGCACGACATCGCCGGTGCCGTGCTCACCGCGCGGGAGGTCCAGCCGAAGTGGGCCGCGACGCCGGCTGCCGAGCGCGGGGCGGCGCTGCGGCAGGCGGCCGGGGTGTTGCGGGCGCATGCCGATGAGGTGGCCACGGTGTTGGAGCAGGAGACCGGGCGGCCGGTGGCGTCGGCGCGGGAAGGGGTGTTGGCCGGCGTGTCCACCCTGGAGCAGTACGCCGAGCTCGGGCCGGTCCACCGTGGACGGTCGTTGCTGGGGTCGTGGGACGCCGCCGACTTCATGGTGCCCGAGCCGCGGGGCGTGGTGGTGGCGTTGACGCCGTGGAACGACCCGGTCGCGGTCGCGTGCGGGCTCATCGGTGCCGCCCTGGTGACCGGCAACGCCGTCGTGCACAAGCCCAGCGAACGCTGCCCGCACACCGGCCTGCTCATGGGGCAGCTCGTCGCCGAGTCCTTCCCGGACGGCGTCCTGCAAACCCTGATCGGCAACGGTCAGGTCGGCGCGCGCCTGGCCGCCGACCAGCACGTGGACGTCGTCGCCCACGTCGGCGGCACGGCCACCGGGCGCTCGATCCTCGCCGCCACCGCCAAGACCGGCGCCAAGGCGCTGCTGGAGAACGGCGGCAACGACGCCCTCGTCATCGACGCCGACGTGGACCCCAAGTGGGCGGCGGCGCAGGCGGCGCTGGGGGCGTTCACCAACGCGGGTCAGCTGTGCACGTCCGTGGAGCGCATCTTCGTCCACGAGGCCGTCGCCGACGAGTTCCTCCAGGCCCTGGAAGCCGAGGCGCGCAACTGGGTGGCGCAGCCGCTCGTGGACGTCGAGCACCGCAAGCTCGTGCACGCCCACGTCGCCGAGGCGGTCGCGGACGGGGCCGAGGTGCTGATCGGCGGCGAGGTCCCGGACGGTCCGGGCGCGTTCTACCCGGCGACCGTGCTCACCCGCTGCACCCCGGACATGCGCGTGATGCGCCAGGAGACCTTCGGCCCGGTCGCACCCGTCTGCGTGGTGGAGTCCTTCGAGGAAGGCCTGGCCGAGGCGGTGGTGGACGAGCACGGTCTGGCCGCGACGGTCCTGACGGGGTCGATGGCGCACGCGCAACAGGCGTGGCGGGCGTTGCCGGTCGGCACGGTCAAGGTCAACGCGGTGTTCGGCGGCGCACCCGGCGGGGCCGCGCAGCCCCGGCGGATGTCGGGCACCGGCTTCGGCTACGGCCCCGAGCTGCTGGACGAGATGACCACCGTCAAGGTCGTGCACCTCGGCCAGGCCCAGCCCCGGCGTCAGGCGGAGGCGGACTGGCGGCGCACGGCCTCGGCCAGCCGCGCGGTGTCCTCCAGCACGTAG
- a CDS encoding ChaB family protein has protein sequence MPGRKELPSTVARSPKKAQRTWIKAHDSAVETYGEGERAHRTAFSALKHSFEKVGDHWEPKDHKGPSDKQAARSTPKQGKTAGGVDANASKQHLYDLAKRLDVPGRSSMTKQELVEAIKKANNRKTAKARS, from the coding sequence ATGCCTGGACGCAAGGAACTGCCCAGCACGGTCGCCCGGTCGCCGAAGAAGGCGCAGCGGACGTGGATCAAGGCACACGACTCGGCGGTGGAGACGTACGGCGAGGGCGAACGCGCCCACCGCACGGCGTTCTCGGCGTTGAAGCACTCGTTCGAGAAGGTCGGCGACCACTGGGAACCGAAGGACCACAAGGGACCTTCCGACAAGCAGGCCGCCCGCAGCACGCCGAAGCAGGGCAAGACGGCGGGTGGCGTGGACGCGAACGCGAGCAAGCAGCACCTGTACGACCTGGCCAAGCGGCTGGACGTGCCGGGGCGGTCGAGCATGACCAAGCAGGAGCTGGTGGAGGCGATCAAGAAGGCGAACAACCGGAAGACGGCGAAGGCTCGCTCTTGA
- a CDS encoding SDR family oxidoreductase, which produces MGTPLPQDRRGAPLRAIVTGSDSGIGEAIAVALAGGGADVGITWHTDEEGASSTAEKVRDLGVRAAVRRLDLSDLPAAAYVIDAIAEELGGVDVLVNNAGTGSTTKAMDMDFALWRHVLSVDLDGAFLCSQHAARHMIEAGKGGRIINITSVHEHAPRVGSAPYCAAKAGLGALTKVLALELAEHDITVNSVAPGEISTPMTGQEDVDPRTQPRPGVPLGRPGHAKEVAAVVAFLATPAAGYVTGASFVVDGGMLLMGPQASGMLTDTKWRTP; this is translated from the coding sequence ATGGGCACACCACTCCCGCAGGACCGCAGGGGCGCGCCGCTGCGCGCCATCGTGACCGGCTCGGACTCGGGGATCGGGGAGGCCATCGCCGTAGCCCTGGCGGGCGGCGGCGCGGACGTCGGCATCACGTGGCACACGGACGAGGAGGGTGCCTCCAGCACCGCCGAGAAGGTCCGTGACCTGGGCGTACGGGCTGCGGTCCGCCGCTTGGACCTGTCGGACCTGCCCGCTGCCGCGTACGTGATCGACGCGATCGCGGAGGAACTCGGCGGTGTCGACGTGCTGGTGAACAACGCGGGCACCGGCTCGACCACGAAGGCGATGGACATGGACTTCGCCCTGTGGCGGCACGTGCTGTCGGTGGACCTGGACGGGGCGTTCCTGTGCTCCCAACACGCTGCGCGGCACATGATCGAGGCCGGCAAGGGCGGGCGGATCATCAACATCACGTCGGTGCACGAACACGCACCCCGCGTCGGTTCCGCGCCTTATTGCGCGGCCAAGGCAGGCTTGGGCGCGCTGACGAAGGTGCTGGCCCTGGAGCTGGCCGAACACGACATAACGGTCAATTCGGTCGCACCGGGCGAAATCTCCACCCCGATGACCGGCCAGGAAGACGTAGACCCCCGCACCCAGCCCCGCCCCGGCGTCCCCCTGGGCCGACCTGGGCACGCGAAGGAGGTGGCGGCGGTGGTGGCGTTCCTGGCGACCCCGGCGGCAGGGTACGTGACCGGCGCATCGTTCGTGGTGGACGGCGGCATGCTCCTCATGGGCCCCCAGGCCTCCGGCATGCTCACCGACACCAAGTGGCGCACCCCTTAA